From Symphalangus syndactylus isolate Jambi chromosome 17, NHGRI_mSymSyn1-v2.1_pri, whole genome shotgun sequence, one genomic window encodes:
- the LOC129466804 gene encoding nascent polypeptide-associated complex subunit alpha, muscle-specific form-like isoform X4, which translates to MPGVYKASRRRSLCSLSHSAPAGPQVFPVTLSSSAPAPPQPQVFPVTLSPTSATGVPCHTQPRLSHRCSLSHSAPAGPQVFPVTLSPSASAPPRPQVFSVTLSPGWATGVPCHTQPQCACPASATGSHPTACLSASSSFGRDLASTRRPHHCPPGPAQTLRRASQLCLWPPWSVPQTARGVLVKPKQVPALPGSHLAESRNAQAQDWP; encoded by the exons ATGCCAGGCGTTTACAAAGCCTCAAGGAGGCGCTCCCTCTGTTCCCTGTCACACTCAGCCCCGGCTGGGCCACAG GTGTTCCCTGTCACACTCAGCTCCAGCGCGCCTGCCCCGCCTCAGCCACAGGTGTTCCCTGTCACACTCAGCCCCACCTCAGCCACAGGTGTTCCCTGTCACACTCAGCCCCGCCTCAGCCACAGGTGTTCCCTGTCACACTCAGCCCCGGCTGGGCCACAGGTGTTCCCTGTCACACTCAGCCCCAGCGCGTCTGCCCCGCCTCGGCCACAG GTGTTCTCTGTCACACTCAGCCCCGGCTGGGCCACAGGTGTTCCCTGTCACACTCAGCCCCAGTGCGCCTGCCCCGCCTCGGCCACAGGGAGCCACCCCACCGCTTGCCTGTCTGCCAGCTCTTCCTTCGGGAGAGACCTAGCGTCCACCCGCCGCCCCCATCATTGCCCACCTGGGCCAGCGCAGACCCTCCGCCGCGCCTCCCAGCTGTGCCTTTGGCCCCCATGGTCTGTTCCCCAGACAGCCAGAGGAGTCCTGGTGAAACCCAAACAGGTCCCAGCCCTCCCGGGCTCCCACCTTGCTGAGAGTAGAAACGCACAGGCCCAGGACTGGCCCTGA
- the LOC129466804 gene encoding mucin-7-like isoform X3: MPGVYKASRRRSLCSLSHSAPAGPQVFPVTLSSSAPAPPQPQVFPVTLSPTSATGVPCHTQPRLSHRCSLSHSAPAGPQVFPVTLSPSASAPPRPQVFPVTLSSSAPAPHQPQVFSVTLSPGWATGVPCHTQPQCACPASATGSHPTACLSASSSFGRDLASTRRPHHCPPGPAQTLRRASQLCLWPPWSVPQTARGVLVKPKQVPALPGSHLAESRNAQAQDWP, encoded by the exons ATGCCAGGCGTTTACAAAGCCTCAAGGAGGCGCTCCCTCTGTTCCCTGTCACACTCAGCCCCGGCTGGGCCACAG GTGTTCCCTGTCACACTCAGCTCCAGCGCGCCTGCCCCGCCTCAGCCACAGGTGTTCCCTGTCACACTCAGCCCCACCTCAGCCACAGGTGTTCCCTGTCACACTCAGCCCCGCCTCAGCCACAGGTGTTCCCTGTCACACTCAGCCCCGGCTGGGCCACAGGTGTTCCCTGTCACACTCAGCCCCAGCGCGTCTGCCCCGCCTCGGCCACAGGTGTTCCCTGTCACACTCAGCTCCAGCGCGCCTGCCCCGCATCAGCCACAG GTGTTCTCTGTCACACTCAGCCCCGGCTGGGCCACAGGTGTTCCCTGTCACACTCAGCCCCAGTGCGCCTGCCCCGCCTCGGCCACAGGGAGCCACCCCACCGCTTGCCTGTCTGCCAGCTCTTCCTTCGGGAGAGACCTAGCGTCCACCCGCCGCCCCCATCATTGCCCACCTGGGCCAGCGCAGACCCTCCGCCGCGCCTCCCAGCTGTGCCTTTGGCCCCCATGGTCTGTTCCCCAGACAGCCAGAGGAGTCCTGGTGAAACCCAAACAGGTCCCAGCCCTCCCGGGCTCCCACCTTGCTGAGAGTAGAAACGCACAGGCCCAGGACTGGCCCTGA
- the LOC129466804 gene encoding uncharacterized protein isoform X1: MPGVYKASRRRSLCSLSHSAPAGPQVFPVTLSSSAPAPPQPQVFPVTLSPTSATGVPCHTQPRLSHRCSLSHSAPAGPQVFPVTLSPSASAPPRPQVFPVTLSSSAPAPHQPQVFPVSVPPRPQVFSVTLSPGWATGVPCHTQPQCACPASATGSHPTACLSASSSFGRDLASTRRPHHCPPGPAQTLRRASQLCLWPPWSVPQTARGVLVKPKQVPALPGSHLAESRNAQAQDWP, encoded by the exons ATGCCAGGCGTTTACAAAGCCTCAAGGAGGCGCTCCCTCTGTTCCCTGTCACACTCAGCCCCGGCTGGGCCACAG GTGTTCCCTGTCACACTCAGCTCCAGCGCGCCTGCCCCGCCTCAGCCACAGGTGTTCCCTGTCACACTCAGCCCCACCTCAGCCACAGGTGTTCCCTGTCACACTCAGCCCCGCCTCAGCCACAGGTGTTCCCTGTCACACTCAGCCCCGGCTGGGCCACAGGTGTTCCCTGTCACACTCAGCCCCAGCGCGTCTGCCCCGCCTCGGCCACAGGTGTTCCCTGTCACACTCAGCTCCAGCGCGCCTGCCCCGCATCAGCCACAGGTGTTCCCTGTCTCAGTCCCACCTCGGCCACAGGTGTTCTCTGTCACACTCAGCCCCGGCTGGGCCACAGGTGTTCCCTGTCACACTCAGCCCCAGTGCGCCTGCCCCGCCTCGGCCACAGGGAGCCACCCCACCGCTTGCCTGTCTGCCAGCTCTTCCTTCGGGAGAGACCTAGCGTCCACCCGCCGCCCCCATCATTGCCCACCTGGGCCAGCGCAGACCCTCCGCCGCGCCTCCCAGCTGTGCCTTTGGCCCCCATGGTCTGTTCCCCAGACAGCCAGAGGAGTCCTGGTGAAACCCAAACAGGTCCCAGCCCTCCCGGGCTCCCACCTTGCTGAGAGTAGAAACGCACAGGCCCAGGACTGGCCCTGA
- the LOC129466804 gene encoding uncharacterized protein isoform X2, giving the protein MPGVYKASRRRSLCSLSHSAPAGPQVFSVTLSPGWATGVPCHTQLQRACPASATGVPCHTQPHLSHRCSLSHSAPPQPQVFPVTLSPGWATGVPCHTQPQRVCPASATGVPCHTQLQRACPASATGVLCHTQPRLGHRCSLSHSAPVRLPRLGHREPPHRLPVCQLFLRERPSVHPPPPSLPTWASADPPPRLPAVPLAPMVCSPDSQRSPGETQTGPSPPGLPPC; this is encoded by the exons ATGCCAGGCGTTTACAAAGCCTCAAGGAGGCGCTCCCTCTGTTCCCTGTCACACTCAGCCCCGGCTGGGCCACAGGTGTTCTCTGTCACACTCAGCCCCGGCTGGGCCACAGGTGTTCCCTGTCACACTCAGCTCCAGCGCGCCTGCCCCGCCTCAGCCACAGGTGTTCCCTGTCACACTCAGCCCCACCTCAGCCACAGGTGTTCCCTGTCACACTCAGCCCCGCCTCAGCCACAGGTGTTCCCTGTCACACTCAGCCCCGGCTGGGCCACAGGTGTTCCCTGTCACACTCAGCCCCAGCGCGTCTGCCCCGCCTCGGCCACAGGTGTTCCCTGTCACACTCAGCTCCAGCGCGCCTGCCCCGCATCAGCCACAG GTGTTCTCTGTCACACTCAGCCCCGGCTGGGCCACAGGTGTTCCCTGTCACACTCAGCCCCAGTGCGCCTGCCCCGCCTCGGCCACAGGGAGCCACCCCACCGCTTGCCTGTCTGCCAGCTCTTCCTTCGGGAGAGACCTAGCGTCCACCCGCCGCCCCCATCATTGCCCACCTGGGCCAGCGCAGACCCTCCGCCGCGCCTCCCAGCTGTGCCTTTGGCCCCCATGGTCTGTTCCCCAGACAGCCAGAGGAGTCCTGGTGAAACCCAAACAGGTCCCAGCCCTCCCGGGCTCCCACCTTGCTGA